One segment of Marvinbryantia formatexigens DSM 14469 DNA contains the following:
- a CDS encoding helix-turn-helix transcriptional regulator: protein MIFDSKNGENMENFNQISTDEIINQIKEAPIQFSEKRLDTIPGIRFEDYLAELMERYHCTPGQLIIRTCLSKPYIYQVLKGERVPGRDVILRISLAMKASVDETQRMLTLAEKGVLYPKVKRDAAILCCIEAKRSLEYTNLFLEEHGEKKLL, encoded by the coding sequence TTGATATTCGACAGCAAAAACGGCGAGAACATGGAAAATTTCAACCAGATATCCACGGACGAGATTATTAACCAGATTAAGGAGGCTCCCATACAGTTTTCCGAAAAACGGCTGGATACGATTCCCGGCATCCGCTTTGAAGATTATCTTGCGGAGCTGATGGAGCGGTATCACTGCACGCCGGGACAACTGATTATCCGCACCTGTCTGAGCAAGCCGTACATTTACCAGGTCTTGAAGGGCGAGCGCGTACCGGGAAGGGATGTAATTCTGCGCATCAGTCTGGCTATGAAGGCGTCGGTGGATGAGACACAGCGGATGCTCACACTGGCGGAAAAGGGCGTGCTGTATCCGAAGGTCAAGCGGGACGCGGCGATTCTCTGCTGCATTGAGGCGAAGCGGTCCCTGGAATACACCAATCTGTTTCTGGAGGAGCACGGAGAGAAAAAGCTGCTGTAA
- a CDS encoding helix-turn-helix domain-containing protein — MEIDVIRQLEELVKAFGVKLIRMDSRMTEEDDLMEFDQGLRRFLGYPYEIERGFRMMEKHYKEKILYLVRDSFEEHYMSFRIPEEHCSDGRQEFIQIGPYIMSNPEEIVERVIERLGLAPYLSEELKEHYYSVPILADSDALLGVVLTQLGYLCRDREGLSITRVENYNEFNEKPHKEEQEEEDSLRIAAVEERYRYEDQMMEAIQIGDMEKIMEVTQGFKHYRLKPRNDDNLRDVKNMMVVWNTLFRKAVQQAEVHPVYIDRISEAFAKQIENAARVTELADLSHVMMRKYCLLVRNHSMRGYSSVIRDAVNYIDFHIREPLSLKSIAEEVNISLNYLSAQFKKETGKTLTHYMNEKRIQSSLILLATTDLPIHEVAAQVGIYDENYYARLFKKFQGQTAKQYRSMMRMKP; from the coding sequence ATGGAAATAGATGTTATCAGACAATTAGAGGAGCTGGTCAAAGCATTCGGTGTGAAGCTGATTCGCATGGACAGCCGGATGACGGAAGAGGACGACCTTATGGAATTTGACCAGGGGCTCAGACGTTTTCTGGGGTATCCCTATGAAATCGAACGCGGATTCCGTATGATGGAGAAGCATTATAAAGAAAAGATACTGTATCTGGTCCGGGATTCCTTCGAAGAGCATTACATGAGCTTCCGGATACCGGAGGAGCATTGCAGCGACGGCAGGCAGGAGTTTATCCAGATAGGACCGTACATCATGAGCAATCCGGAGGAGATCGTGGAGAGGGTGATAGAACGCCTCGGACTTGCGCCTTATCTTTCGGAAGAGCTGAAGGAGCATTACTACAGCGTTCCGATTCTGGCGGATTCGGACGCGCTGCTGGGCGTTGTTCTGACGCAGCTTGGTTATCTCTGCCGCGACCGGGAAGGGCTGTCCATTACGCGGGTGGAAAACTACAATGAATTTAATGAAAAACCGCACAAAGAAGAGCAGGAAGAGGAGGATTCGCTGCGGATAGCTGCAGTGGAGGAGCGCTACCGCTACGAGGACCAGATGATGGAAGCCATCCAGATAGGGGATATGGAAAAAATCATGGAGGTCACACAGGGCTTTAAGCACTACCGCCTGAAGCCGAGAAACGATGACAACCTGCGCGATGTAAAAAACATGATGGTGGTGTGGAATACGCTTTTCCGGAAGGCGGTGCAGCAGGCGGAGGTGCATCCCGTATATATAGACCGGATTTCGGAAGCCTTTGCAAAGCAGATTGAGAACGCCGCCCGCGTCACGGAGCTGGCGGATTTAAGCCATGTCATGATGCGCAAATACTGCCTCCTGGTCAGAAATCATTCCATGCGCGGCTATTCCAGCGTCATCCGCGACGCCGTGAACTATATAGACTTTCATATCAGGGAGCCGCTATCTCTGAAGTCCATCGCGGAGGAAGTCAATATCAGTCTCAATTATCTGTCCGCGCAGTTTAAAAAGGAGACGGGAAAGACGCTGACGCATTACATGAACGAAAAGCGCATCCAGTCATCCCTCATCCTGCTGGCGACGACTGATCTGCCCATCCACGAGGTGGCGGCGCAGGTCGGCATTTATGATGAGAATTATTACGCCCGGCTTTTTAAGAAATTCCAGGGGCAGACTGCCAAGCAGTACCGCAGTATGATGCGGATGAAGCCGTAA
- a CDS encoding DUF5597 domain-containing protein, which yields MYPYIRQQNGTKLLMVDDKPFIMLAGEVHNSNSSSVEYMEGVYDQADRLGMNTLLLPVSWELTEPEEGVFDFSLVDGLILQARRRGKKLGLLWFGAWKNAQCYYAPEWVKTDLVRFARAQVEKGKNFIRRKDFYEMPYTTLSYLCDATREADAKAFAALMAHIRSIDETENTVITVQVENETGLMGTARENSDHADELFYGRVPQEFADYMKAHTETMVPDVREAVENGAAGGSWSEVFGACAEELFSAYYVAGYVNAVAAAGKAEYPLPMTANCWLDKGEAPGKYPTGGPVSRVMEVWRYRAPEIDVIAPDIYVPDFLGMCDEYTRRENPLFIPECATHSYAGARQVYAVGHYHAMCYSPFGFEDIGKPFSATQSYLFGVDVTDPALKTPQDVEEYGWYSRALAEMMPLLCSKYGTGDLQAVSSERAAENTMLFGTFGFTAVTDSPMLSGKNGVCMVVKESEDTFYILINKAAIAYFSADADRPNVDVLSFEEGVFENGVWKAGRRLNGDEVVTLIFQEPTLLKIRLFAYL from the coding sequence ATGTATCCTTATATCAGACAACAGAACGGAACAAAGCTGCTTATGGTGGACGATAAGCCTTTTATCATGCTGGCGGGGGAAGTCCACAACTCAAATTCCTCCTCCGTGGAATATATGGAAGGGGTGTACGACCAGGCGGACAGACTGGGAATGAACACACTTCTTCTGCCGGTAAGCTGGGAGCTGACGGAGCCTGAGGAGGGCGTTTTCGATTTTTCCCTGGTGGACGGGCTGATTTTGCAGGCGCGAAGAAGAGGGAAAAAGCTGGGGCTTTTATGGTTCGGCGCCTGGAAAAACGCCCAGTGCTACTATGCGCCCGAATGGGTGAAAACGGATCTGGTACGGTTTGCGCGCGCGCAGGTGGAAAAGGGAAAGAATTTCATCCGCAGAAAGGATTTCTATGAAATGCCGTACACGACGCTTTCCTATCTGTGCGACGCTACGCGGGAGGCGGACGCGAAAGCGTTTGCCGCGCTGATGGCGCATATCCGCAGCATAGATGAGACGGAAAATACGGTGATTACCGTGCAGGTGGAAAATGAGACGGGACTGATGGGGACCGCAAGAGAGAATTCCGATCATGCAGATGAGCTGTTTTACGGAAGAGTGCCGCAGGAGTTTGCGGATTACATGAAAGCCCACACGGAGACGATGGTTCCGGATGTCCGGGAAGCGGTAGAAAACGGCGCCGCAGGCGGAAGCTGGAGTGAGGTGTTCGGAGCCTGCGCGGAGGAGCTGTTCAGCGCCTACTATGTGGCGGGCTATGTGAACGCGGTCGCGGCGGCGGGAAAGGCGGAATATCCCCTGCCGATGACAGCAAACTGCTGGCTGGACAAGGGGGAGGCGCCGGGAAAATATCCGACCGGCGGTCCCGTATCCAGAGTGATGGAGGTATGGCGGTACCGTGCGCCGGAGATTGACGTCATCGCGCCCGATATCTATGTTCCGGACTTTCTGGGAATGTGTGATGAATACACAAGACGGGAAAATCCGCTGTTTATCCCGGAATGCGCGACGCACAGCTATGCCGGGGCAAGACAGGTGTACGCGGTGGGACATTACCACGCCATGTGCTATTCGCCCTTCGGCTTTGAGGATATCGGAAAGCCCTTCTCCGCGACACAGTCCTACCTGTTCGGTGTGGACGTCACGGACCCGGCTCTGAAAACGCCGCAGGATGTGGAGGAATACGGCTGGTATTCCAGAGCGCTGGCGGAAATGATGCCTCTTCTGTGCAGCAAATACGGCACCGGGGATCTGCAGGCGGTATCCAGCGAGCGGGCGGCGGAAAATACCATGCTTTTTGGTACCTTTGGCTTTACCGCTGTGACGGACAGCCCGATGCTGTCCGGAAAGAACGGCGTCTGCATGGTTGTAAAGGAATCCGAGGATACGTTTTATATTTTGATAAACAAGGCGGCTATCGCATATTTTTCCGCGGATGCGGACAGACCGAACGTGGACGTGCTCTCCTTTGAAGAGGGCGTCTTTGAAAACGGCGTCTGGAAGGCGGGACGGCGGCTGAACGGAGACGAAGTGGTCACACTGATTTTCCAGGAGCCGACGCTGCTGAAAATCCGGCTGTTCGCGTATTTATAA
- a CDS encoding MFS transporter, protein MEKKKKISRSEQDGIQYRRAKNWQIAISQLCTAAPMCFYFLMTYATYIGNSNFGILVGVTGLVMTVSRLFDGITDPICAYLIERVNTRHGKIRIFMLAGWAVMSLATTAMCNWGAGHLYGTSGLIFFVVCYLLYIVGYTLTGVSTNLLGPVITNDPEQRPIVGVWSTVYGYFVPMIMSMIAMVVLLPRFNNEIGTPFLSVLNLVCVGVSLVLFLISCIGVSAFDKPENFRGIVGKDKKEEKPSMRDMLNVIKDNKELQRYIIAGSSDKLAQTIGGASVVSTMLFGIMIGNMSISTIISAVAMIPSLLFVVIGARLAGKRGNMKTVVEWTWVCIIWNVIFSVFLLLSDTTSITVSILPTAIFLIMMLGNNATKMVVSTATAAMRMDVIDYELYRSGKYMPATISAAYSFIDKVISALGASVATFLIGFIGYTITAPQQGDPLTTGVRLMTVLLYCGFPILGWICTILAMRKSRLTREQMVVIQKNIEEKKKAAQAG, encoded by the coding sequence ATGGAAAAGAAAAAGAAAATATCACGTTCCGAACAGGACGGCATTCAGTACAGACGGGCGAAAAACTGGCAGATTGCAATTTCGCAGCTCTGTACAGCCGCGCCGATGTGTTTCTATTTTCTGATGACCTATGCAACCTACATAGGCAACAGCAACTTTGGCATTCTGGTAGGTGTTACCGGACTTGTCATGACGGTATCCCGTCTCTTCGACGGCATTACCGACCCGATCTGTGCGTATCTGATTGAGCGCGTCAATACCAGACACGGAAAAATCCGTATTTTCATGCTCGCCGGCTGGGCGGTGATGTCGCTGGCTACCACAGCGATGTGCAACTGGGGCGCCGGACATCTGTACGGTACTTCCGGACTGATTTTCTTTGTAGTATGCTATCTGCTTTACATTGTCGGTTATACGCTGACAGGCGTTTCCACCAACCTTCTGGGACCGGTCATCACTAACGACCCGGAGCAGCGTCCGATTGTCGGCGTCTGGTCCACGGTCTACGGCTATTTCGTTCCGATGATTATGTCCATGATTGCGATGGTGGTACTGCTTCCGCGTTTCAACAATGAAATCGGCACGCCGTTTCTCTCTGTTCTGAATCTGGTGTGCGTGGGCGTATCGCTGGTACTGTTCCTTATTTCCTGCATCGGAGTAAGCGCTTTTGATAAGCCGGAAAACTTCCGGGGAATTGTCGGAAAGGACAAAAAAGAAGAAAAGCCGTCCATGCGCGACATGCTTAATGTAATTAAAGATAACAAAGAGCTGCAGAGATACATCATTGCCGGAAGCTCGGACAAGCTCGCGCAGACCATCGGCGGCGCGTCTGTCGTATCAACGATGCTGTTTGGTATTATGATTGGAAATATGTCAATTTCAACGATTATTTCCGCAGTGGCAATGATTCCTTCCCTTTTGTTTGTGGTTATCGGAGCAAGACTGGCGGGAAAAAGAGGAAATATGAAGACGGTAGTGGAATGGACCTGGGTCTGCATCATCTGGAATGTGATTTTTTCCGTATTCCTGCTGCTTTCGGACACGACTTCCATTACGGTTTCGATATTGCCGACGGCAATCTTCCTCATTATGATGCTTGGAAATAACGCGACAAAGATGGTCGTATCGACGGCGACGGCGGCAATGCGCATGGATGTAATCGATTATGAGCTGTATCGTTCAGGAAAATATATGCCGGCTACGATATCTGCGGCATATTCCTTTATCGACAAGGTGATTTCCGCGCTTGGCGCGTCGGTTGCAACGTTTTTAATCGGCTTCATCGGCTATACGATAACTGCTCCGCAGCAGGGAGACCCGCTGACAACAGGCGTCCGTCTCATGACGGTTCTGCTTTACTGCGGCTTCCCGATTCTGGGCTGGATATGTACGATTCTGGCAATGAGAAAGAGCAGGCTGACCAGAGAGCAGATGGTAGTTATTCAGAAAAATATCGAGGAGAAGAAAAAAGCAGCCCAGGCGGGCTGA
- a CDS encoding family 43 glycosylhydrolase, whose translation MKKYFCNPVNINYRYQFNQDTTQGNQIIIDREAADPSMILFKGRYYIFASMTLGVWVSDDLVNWENHRLPDSLPLYDYAPDVRVMGEYVYFCSSKRGEACNFYRTKDVLAGPYEEIPGTFDFWDPNLFVDDDGRVYFYWGCASVKPIWGVELDPETMKPIGEKKGLIWGDSFTKGFERMGEDNTVTPLTKEELDAAVSAFLKKQGIPEDMEFPEEQMDMLKGYLGKAPYIEGAWMNKFNGKYYLQYAFAGTQYNIYGDGVYVADSPLGDFQPAKNNPYSFHPGSFMPGAGHGSTMQDEAGNLWHAATMRISVHHSFERRVGIWQAGLDEDGELFCNQRYGDWPQSLEEGAQQNPWAEPQWYLLSYKKAMTASSCEEGKGPELAADENVQTWWRAATAEPGQWLQMDLGEAYDVHAVQINFADDKIEIPVPGEIHKTSQPRYIDDRNHRTRWILEGSLDGGEWFVLEDKSQAQTDLTHDFLVWEAGKQVRFLKLTILEVAYEQKPCISGLRVFGLGSGAPAEAPEFTAKRTNELDMEVVIKDSGATGYNILWGLSPDKLYHSYLLYGTEKRIGALVKGSEYYVRVDAFNENGITHGKTKKLE comes from the coding sequence ATGAAAAAATATTTTTGTAATCCTGTGAATATTAATTACCGATACCAGTTTAACCAGGACACCACGCAGGGAAACCAGATTATCATCGACCGGGAAGCGGCGGACCCGTCCATGATTCTTTTTAAGGGAAGATATTATATCTTTGCGTCCATGACGCTGGGCGTCTGGGTGTCGGATGATCTGGTGAACTGGGAAAATCACCGGCTGCCGGACAGTCTGCCGCTGTATGATTATGCACCGGATGTGCGGGTTATGGGAGAATACGTGTATTTCTGCTCATCGAAAAGAGGCGAGGCGTGCAATTTCTACCGCACGAAGGATGTGCTGGCGGGACCCTACGAGGAAATCCCCGGAACCTTTGATTTCTGGGATCCCAATCTTTTTGTCGATGACGATGGAAGAGTATATTTTTACTGGGGCTGCGCAAGCGTGAAGCCGATCTGGGGCGTGGAGCTGGACCCGGAAACGATGAAGCCCATCGGCGAAAAGAAGGGATTGATCTGGGGCGATTCCTTTACAAAGGGCTTTGAGCGGATGGGGGAGGACAATACGGTCACGCCGCTCACAAAAGAGGAGCTGGACGCTGCAGTTTCCGCCTTTTTGAAAAAGCAGGGCATTCCGGAGGACATGGAATTTCCGGAGGAGCAGATGGACATGCTGAAGGGCTATCTGGGCAAAGCGCCCTATATAGAAGGCGCGTGGATGAATAAATTCAATGGAAAATATTATCTCCAGTATGCGTTCGCGGGCACCCAGTACAACATCTACGGGGACGGCGTTTACGTGGCGGATTCTCCTCTGGGAGATTTTCAGCCTGCAAAGAACAATCCTTATTCGTTTCATCCGGGCAGCTTTATGCCGGGAGCGGGACACGGCTCCACCATGCAGGATGAGGCGGGAAACCTCTGGCATGCAGCGACGATGCGCATCAGCGTGCACCATTCCTTCGAGCGCCGGGTGGGCATCTGGCAGGCGGGACTGGATGAGGACGGAGAGCTGTTCTGCAACCAGCGCTACGGCGACTGGCCGCAAAGCCTGGAGGAGGGAGCACAGCAGAATCCCTGGGCGGAGCCGCAGTGGTATCTGTTAAGCTATAAAAAAGCGATGACAGCCTCCTCCTGCGAGGAAGGAAAGGGACCGGAGCTGGCTGCCGATGAAAATGTACAGACCTGGTGGCGCGCCGCGACGGCGGAACCCGGACAGTGGCTTCAGATGGATCTGGGAGAAGCTTATGACGTACATGCGGTGCAGATTAATTTTGCGGATGACAAAATAGAGATACCGGTGCCCGGTGAAATCCACAAAACGTCACAGCCGCGGTACATCGACGACAGAAATCACCGGACCCGCTGGATATTAGAGGGTTCCCTGGACGGCGGGGAATGGTTTGTGCTGGAGGATAAATCCCAGGCGCAGACAGACCTGACGCATGATTTCCTGGTCTGGGAAGCGGGAAAACAGGTGCGCTTCCTGAAGCTGACGATTCTGGAGGTGGCTTATGAACAGAAGCCCTGCATTTCGGGACTGCGCGTATTTGGTCTTGGCAGCGGGGCGCCGGCAGAAGCGCCGGAATTTACGGCAAAGCGCACAAACGAGCTGGACATGGAGGTCGTTATTAAGGACAGCGGCGCGACAGGATACAACATCCTCTGGGGCTTGTCCCCGGATAAGCTGTATCACAGCTACCTGCTGTATGGCACAGAAAAAAGAATCGGCGCTCTGGTAAAGGGCAGCGAATACTATGTCCGCGTGGACGCTTTCAACGAAAACGGTATCACACACGGAAAGACAAAGAAACTGGAATAA
- the thrS gene encoding threonine--tRNA ligase: MIITLKDGTQKEYQQPMTILEIATDISEGLARAATAGEVDGNVEDLRTVIDRDCQLNILTFDSPEGAGAFRHTTSHIMAQAIKRLYPDVKLAIGPSIADGFYYDIDSDTPLTAEDLEKIEAEMKKIVKEALPITRFTKPRDEAIAYFKEKNEPYKVELIEDLPEDAEISFYQQGEFVDLCAGPHLMSTKPVKAFKLTSLAGAYWRGSEKNKMLTRIYGTSFTKKADLEAYITRMEEAKKRDHRKLGKQLGLFMMRDEGPGFPFFLPNGMIVKNALLDYWREIHRKAGYVEISTPIMLNRQLWETSGHWDHYRENMYTTVIDDTDFAIKPMNCPGGILVYQSEPRSYRDLPLRMGEIGLVHRHEKSGQLHGLMRVRCFNQDDAHIFMTPEQICDEIKGVVKLIDEVYQLFGFKYHVELSTRPENSMGSDEDWEMATDGLRSALDDLGLDYVVNEGDGAFYGPKIDFHLEDSIGRTWQCGTIQLDFQLPLRFNCEYIGADGEKHRPIMIHRVVFGSVERFIGILIEHFAGAFPTWLSPEQVRVLPISDKYLDYADKVNAALNENGIRSSVDTRAEKIGYKIREARLAKVPYMLVVGAKEEEDGKVSVRSRFLGDEGQKNLDDFIAAIKEEIRTREMRKVEVEEN, encoded by the coding sequence ATGATTATCACATTGAAAGACGGCACACAGAAGGAATATCAGCAGCCGATGACAATTCTGGAAATTGCCACGGATATCAGCGAGGGACTTGCGAGAGCAGCAACGGCAGGCGAGGTAGACGGAAATGTGGAGGATTTGCGCACCGTCATCGACCGGGACTGCCAGCTCAATATCCTCACTTTTGACAGCCCGGAGGGCGCAGGCGCTTTCCGCCACACGACATCACACATTATGGCGCAGGCTATCAAGCGTCTGTATCCGGATGTAAAGCTGGCAATCGGACCCTCCATCGCGGACGGCTTCTATTACGACATCGACAGCGACACGCCGCTTACCGCCGAGGACCTGGAAAAAATCGAGGCGGAAATGAAGAAAATCGTCAAGGAAGCGCTGCCGATTACGCGCTTCACAAAGCCGCGCGACGAAGCGATTGCTTACTTTAAAGAAAAGAACGAGCCGTACAAGGTGGAGCTGATTGAGGATTTACCGGAGGATGCAGAAATCAGCTTTTATCAGCAGGGTGAATTTGTGGATCTCTGCGCCGGACCGCATCTGATGAGCACAAAGCCGGTGAAGGCGTTCAAGCTGACCAGCCTGGCGGGCGCATACTGGAGAGGCAGCGAGAAAAATAAGATGCTCACCAGAATCTACGGTACCTCCTTCACAAAGAAAGCGGACCTGGAGGCGTACATTACCCGCATGGAAGAGGCGAAAAAGCGCGACCACAGAAAGCTTGGAAAACAGCTTGGACTGTTTATGATGCGCGACGAGGGACCGGGCTTCCCGTTCTTTCTGCCAAACGGCATGATTGTGAAAAACGCCCTGCTGGATTACTGGCGTGAGATTCACAGAAAGGCGGGCTATGTGGAAATCTCCACGCCGATCATGCTGAACCGCCAGCTCTGGGAGACCTCCGGACACTGGGACCATTACAGAGAAAATATGTACACGACTGTGATTGACGATACTGATTTTGCCATCAAGCCGATGAACTGTCCGGGCGGTATTCTGGTTTACCAGTCGGAGCCGCGCTCTTATCGTGATCTGCCGCTGCGCATGGGAGAAATCGGTCTGGTTCACCGCCATGAAAAATCCGGTCAGCTTCACGGGCTGATGCGCGTGCGCTGCTTCAACCAGGATGATGCCCACATCTTCATGACACCGGAGCAGATCTGCGACGAGATCAAGGGCGTTGTAAAGCTGATTGACGAGGTTTACCAGCTTTTTGGCTTCAAGTATCATGTGGAGCTGTCCACCCGTCCGGAAAACTCGATGGGAAGCGACGAGGACTGGGAAATGGCAACCGACGGTCTGCGCAGCGCGCTGGATGACCTCGGTCTGGATTATGTGGTAAACGAGGGCGACGGCGCATTCTATGGTCCGAAGATTGACTTCCATCTGGAGGATTCCATCGGAAGAACCTGGCAGTGCGGAACCATCCAGCTTGATTTCCAGCTTCCGCTGCGCTTTAACTGCGAATACATCGGAGCAGACGGAGAGAAGCACCGCCCGATTATGATTCACCGCGTGGTGTTTGGTTCTGTCGAGCGCTTTATCGGTATCCTGATCGAGCATTTTGCCGGAGCCTTCCCGACCTGGCTGTCGCCGGAGCAGGTGCGCGTATTGCCGATTTCCGATAAATATCTGGACTATGCGGATAAGGTAAATGCAGCGCTTAATGAAAACGGCATCCGCTCCAGCGTGGACACCCGTGCGGAAAAGATTGGCTATAAAATCCGCGAGGCGCGTCTGGCAAAAGTGCCGTATATGCTGGTGGTCGGCGCGAAGGAAGAAGAGGACGGCAAGGTATCCGTGAGAAGCCGCTTCCTCGGCGACGAAGGTCAGAAGAATCTCGATGACTTTATCGCGGCAATCAAAGAAGAAATCCGCACCAGAGAAATGCGCAAAGTGGAAGTAGAGGAAAATTAA
- a CDS encoding DUF1540 domain-containing protein — protein sequence MPFLSCSAVKCIYNEDNYCRKGDILVEGNQAQEACETCCSSFREDEGGMTAKNSAGEPSGKIQVDCTACNCRYNENEKCQAGQIAIAGSSACQCRQTECSTFSKE from the coding sequence ATGCCGTTTTTATCATGTTCAGCGGTAAAATGCATTTATAATGAGGACAACTATTGCCGGAAGGGCGATATTCTGGTGGAGGGAAACCAGGCGCAGGAGGCGTGCGAGACCTGCTGCTCCAGCTTCCGTGAGGACGAAGGCGGAATGACGGCGAAAAACTCTGCCGGGGAACCGTCCGGAAAAATCCAGGTGGACTGCACAGCCTGCAACTGCCGCTACAACGAAAATGAAAAGTGCCAGGCGGGCCAGATTGCCATTGCCGGTTCTTCTGCCTGTCAATGCCGTCAGACAGAGTGCAGCACCTTCAGCAAAGAGTAG